A region from the Lolium perenne isolate Kyuss_39 chromosome 4, Kyuss_2.0, whole genome shotgun sequence genome encodes:
- the LOC127321586 gene encoding arabinosyltransferase RRA3 gives MAGRHGPLMPRGGGTVGGKPLSRGSRIAIAVAIGVALGCVCAFLYPEGLFMRPSTTALQWPRHVGSVACESSDKVTSLKSHLVSLERKNAELKSQINELSMKLQLAGQGKNESLYKAGPFGTVKALRTNPTVIPDESVNPRLAKILEEVAVKKELVVALANSNVREMLEVWFTNIKRVGIPNYLVVALDDNIESFCKSNGVPVYRRDPDEGVDSIAKTGGNHAVSGLKFRVLREFLQLGYSILLSDIDIIFLRNPFDHLYRDSDVESMSDGHTNMTAYGFNDVFDEPSMGWARYAHTMRIWVYNSGFFYIRPTIPAIELLDRVAGRLSREKAWDQAVFNEELFIPSHPGYEGLHASRRTMDMYLFMNSKVLFKTVRKDAQLSKLKPVIVHSNYHPDKLDRMKAIIEFYVNGKQNALQHFPDGSE, from the exons AtggcaggccggcacggccctCTAATGCCCCGCGGCGGCGGCACCGTCGGCGGGAAGCCCCTCTCCCGCGGCTCCCGCATCGCTATCGCCGTGGCTATCGGCGTCGCGCTGGGCTGCGTCTGCGCCTTCCTCTACCCCGAAGGCCTCTTCATGCGCCCCTCCACCACCGCCCTCCAGTGGCCGCGTCAT GTTGGCTCAGTTGCTTGTGAATCATCAGACAAAGTTACCAGCCTCAAGTCACATTTGGTGTCACTGGAGAGAAAAAATGCTGAACTGAAAAGTCAGATTAATGAACTGTCCATGAAACTTCAGTTGGCTGGACAAGGAAAAAATGAGTCTCTCTATAAGGCTGGTCCTTTTGGAACTGTCAAGGCTTTGAGAACGAATCCAACAGTAATACCTGATGAATCTGTTAATCCCAGGCTGGCCAAGATACTGGAAGAAGTTGCAGTAAAGAAGGAGCTCGTTGTTGCATTAGCAAACTCCAACGTAAGGGAGATGCTTGAAGTTTGGTTTACCAACATCAAGCGAGTTGGCATTCCAAATTATCTTGTTGTAGCATTGGATGACAATATAGAGAGCTTCTGCAAATCAAATGGTGTCCCAGTTTACCGCCGGGATCCTGATGAAGGCGTCGACAGCATTGCAAAAACTGGTGGAAACCATGCAGTTTCTGGACTGAAGTTTCGTGTTTTAAGAGAGTTCTTGCAGCTTGGATATAGTATTCTCCTCTCTGATATTGATATTATTTTCTTGAGGAATCCCTTTGATCACCTTTACAGAGATTCTGATGTTGAGTCAATGAGTGATGGTCACACCAATATGACAGCTTATGGTTTCAATGATGTGTTTGATGAGCCCTCTATGGGTTGGGCTAGATATGCGCACACAATGCGGATTTGGGTTTACAACTCTGGATTTTTCTACATAAGACCAACGATTCCAGCAATTGAACTTTTGGATCGCGTAGCTGGACGCTTGTCTCGGGAGAAAGCATGGGACCAAGCAGTTTTTAACGAGGAACTCTTCATCCCGTCTCATCCAGGCTATGAAGGTCTTCATGCATCCAGAAGAACTATGGATATGTATCTGTTTATGAACAGCAAAGTTCTCTTCAAGACTGTAAGGAAAGATGCTCAGCTCAGCAAGTTAAAGCCAGTAATTGTGCATTCAAACTACCATCCTGACAAGCTAGATCGGATGAAAGCTATCATCGAGTTCTACGTCAATGGGAAACAAAATGCACTGCAACATTTCCCCGATGGGTCAGAATGA